The Verrucomicrobiota bacterium region GAAAAACCGAGGTTTATAGCGATATTTGTGATAGAATCTTTATTTTGCGAAAGAAGCTTTTTGCCTTGTTCGAGTTTCCGACGCAAAACGTATTCAGCAGGGGGAAACCCTGTTTCTTCTTTAAATCTCGCCTTAAAACGTGAAACGGAAAGATTAGCGATGACGGCTAACTCTGGCACGGAGAGGGGATCATAGAGGTGTTCATGGATGTATTGGATGGAATCAAGGATCTTGTCGGATTGTAGATAGGGTTCGAATTCTTCGGCGGCTTCCACTACTTTCAGGAGGAAGGACATAATATAATGGGCGACCATCATCCGTTTTGTGTGGATGTCACCATTTTTAAAATTACCGATAGCGGCATCTAAATATTCATTTAAGCTTTCGGGCACCTTGAAATGTTGATGTTTGGCATTTAACAGCCTTTTTATGAGCTTTTGCCCATCAATTAGTCGCGGACAGAATATTTGATTTTTTTTATTAATGGGGATTTGTAACCAGTAGAGCAGTCCTTTTTCTTCGGGCTGTCCGGCAGTGCTATGGGGCTGATCAGGTAAAATAACTAATGCATCTGATCCGAAAAGAAACCGTTTGACGCCTTCGGTTTCAAATATTTGTTTTCCACGGGCCAGATATATAATCTCGATTAGGTCCTTATGCTTGTCTCTTTGGAGCGGTGGTTGGGAGGTGTTATACTCATAACGACCGAGTAATTTGACTTCTTTGAGGCCCAGCCTAGAGAAATGACAAACCGTGCGGGTGGGGTTCGGATTTTTATCCATGTATGATTCTGTACTGTAGGACAAGAATGAAAGCAAACCTTTTTCAAACATGATACTATGATCCTGTTAAATCAACCAAGGAACCAGATGACAAAATATACAGGTATGCAAGTAAACACGGTGGAGGATTTCACATATGGAAAATGTGTGAAGCCCGTAACAACAAAGAGGGGACTCGTGATCGGTGGAGGCACGGTTTATCCGGAATTAAACTTCACACTACCAGCGATAAATATCGAAGACAGTACATGGCCCCAGATAAAAGGGCATTATCAGCAGATGATCACAGAAGCTTGTCAAAGGGCTGTTGAGCTATATGCACCAGGGCTAGTAGTAGAGTTTGAGACATTGCCTCCAATGACGATCAAACCAGAATGGGGCGCTGAAATTACGGGTATTCTCAGACAGACATTGGACACCTATTATGATAAGCATGGTTTATTGGGTGCTTTGCGTATTACACCTAATGATATCCGCGAACATGAAAGACCCCCCTATATGAGACAGGGGCATCTTTGGGAAAATATGCTGAGCAGCTTTCACCAGTGTTGTGAAAAGGGTGCTGATTTTATCTCGATTGAATCGACGGGTGGAAAAGAAGTCAATGATGATGCGATGATTATGGGTGACCTTAAAATGGTTACATTTGCCCTTGGAGTCATGGCTTGCCGCGACATGAAATTCTTGTGGGAGCATATCGTTAGTATATGTAACCAGCACGGAGTCATTCCTGCAGGAGACTCTGCTTGCGGATTTGGCAATACAGCGATGGTTCTCGCTGATAAAAGGTTTATTCCAAAAATCTGGTCTGCCATTATTCGCGTAATGACGGTACCACGTACTTTGGTAGGTTACGAAGCAGGTGCCATTGGGCCGAGTAAGGATTGTGCTTATGAAGGGCCATATATAAAGGCGATCACTGGGTGTCCTATCTCGATGGAAGGTCGTGATGCCGCTTGTGCACACTTATCTCCCGTAGGGAATATATCCCAAGCGCTTGCCGATTTGTGGAGTAATGAATCCGTTCAGAATGTAAAGCTCTTGGGAGCCATGGCTCCGACGGTGTCATTGGAACAATTAGTCTTTACCACGCGATTCATGAATACTGCATCGAGCAAGGGTAAAGCTGTCAATAACCAGCTCCGGGATATCATGGTTGATTCGGATTGCTCCTATGATCCACAAGCCTATGTTTTGAGGCCTGATGTCGTTCTTAAACTCTCCAAAGAGATTATTAAAGAACCGACCCCGTACCTCCAGACAAGAAAAGCGGCTTTAGTGGTATTGCAGGAATTACGTGATGCTGCCGCCAAGAATTTATTCCCGATGAGTAAGATGGAACAAATTTGGCTGGATAAACTCTCAAAACAATCAGATCAATTGCCGGAAGACGAAAATGAGATGATTGCGGATGTCATCGACGATATTGATCGTGATAAAGTCCGTCTTGAAGAGTACGGTATTAAGGGATAGTTTTCTCCTTCCATATCACTGGTTTCCACGCTGCAACTGGGGTTGCAGCTTTTTTGTGTGCCTATGGATAGTAGTCGCAAGGCACTGGGCGAGTTTAAAATGGTCGTGAAGGTGTGAAAATGGTGGAACTTTGTCCTGATTGACAGGTGATTTTTGTAGCAGACTCTTCACATTCCAGAGGCTATTGATAACATGTATTTATGACATCAAAAGAACGAATTTTAGCAGTGCTCCGAGGTCAAAAGCCTGACCGGATTCCGAATATGACGATCACTATGATGTTCGCATGTGATCAAATCGGGGCGAAATATTATGATTATGCGATGGATCACCGGGTGATCGTTGAGGCCCAGATAAAAACGGCGGAGAAATTCAAAATCGATCATCTTTGCTCCATGACAGATCCTGCGCGTGAGTCGGCTGATTGTGGTGCTCATGTGAAATATTACGATAATCAACCACCTGCTATTGACGAATCTGATGCGTTACTTTTAGACAAGACTAAATTGATTAAACTAAAAATCCCCGATCCACTAGGTGGAGGAAGAATGCATGACCGGGTGAAAGGTGTGGAATTATATAAAAAGCTGTCCGGGGATTCACGAATGATCGAAGGTTGGGTGGAGGGGCCCTGTGCTGAGGGGGCTGATCTAAGGGGGATCAATAACCTGATGATGGATTTTATGGACGACCCGCAATTTGTTCAGGACTTGTTTGCTTTTAATGTCGAGATGGCCATCCGTTTTGCTAAAGTGCAGGTGGAGGCCGGTGCTGATTATATCGGTATTGGTGATGCGGCCGCATCATTAGTCGGGCCCAGGATTTATGAGGAGTTCGTTTTTCCTTATGAGAAAAAATTAGTGGATGCTATCCACGAAATGGGGTTGCCAGTGCGCTTACATATCTGTGGTAATACCCAACGCATACTGGCTGGAATAGCACGACTGGGAGTGGATATTTTTGATTTAGATTATTGTGTGCCGATGAATAAAGCCAGAGAGTTAATGGGACCCAAACAAGTTATTTTCGGGAATATTGATCCAGTCAGGCAAATGAGAAATAGTACTCCGGAAAAGGTGTATGAGGATATTAAGTTATGCCATGAGCAGGCAGGCCAAAACTATGTGATCGGGGGGGGGTGTGAAGTACCTCGCGATACCCCGCAAGCATGCCTCATGGCATTGGCGGATTATGCGGATAATGCCGTTATAGAATGAGGAGTTAAGAGGAAAATACTCCCCTTTGTATGGAATTATACTGCATTTCACATAGTCATTTTTAGGCAATGAGAGTTATGTGATATGAAAATCCCCTATGAAAAAATATAAATTAATCAGTTGTGAAGTATTCTACCGTGAAGTCTGCTGGGTTGTATCCCGATCGTGTAACCAGATAGATATCGAGTTCCTTCCCAAGGGGTTACATGATCTTGGCTGCCATAAAATGTTTCAAGAGGTTAATAAGATAATTTCAGCGGTGGATAATGATAAATATGACGCTGTCCTTCTCGCTTATGGCCTCTGTAACAATGGGTTAGTCGGGGCGGCAGCCCGGAAAATTCCTTTGGTCATGCCACGTGCACACGATTGCATTACGGTTTTTTTAGGCAATAAAGAGCGTTATCTCGAGTATTTTCAAAATAATCCCGGGAGCTATTTTAAAACCTCAGGCTGGATGGAAAGGGGCAAGGGGGACCAGATGGATTCACAAATGTCCATCCAAAGCAGTAACGGGATGGATAAAACGTATGAAGAAATGGTGGAGAAATACGGAGAGGAAAATGCGAAATTCCTTTATGAAGAACTCTGCGAGCACACAAAGAACTATGGGCAAATGACCTACATTCACATGGGGATCGAGCCAGGGAATCAATTTGAGAACATGGCCCGCGACCAAGCAACTGAAAAGAACTGGAAATTCGAGAAGATACAAGGCGATTTATCCTTGCTGCAACGCCTCGTGGACGGGCAATGGAGTGAACATGAGTTTTTAGTTTTGGAGCCGGGACAGAAAATCGCCCCGAGCTACAATGAATCAATCATTAAAGCTGAAAAGGTCTAAATGAACTCACTTGAAAGAATCCAATCTGTCATGACAGGACAGATCCCTGATCGTGTGCCGGTTTGCCTGCATAATTTCTTATTGGCCTGCCATGAGGCCGGGATTCCTGTGGATCAATACCGCCTCAATGCTCGCTTGATTGCTGAGGTTCATCTAAAAGCATTGGAAAAATACGAATATGATTGTGTCTTGATTGATCTCGACACAACCATGGCCGCCGAGGCAATGGGAGCTGTATCCGAGGTCGCTCCGAATGGAGTAGGCAGTATCCACGGGACCTTGCTCCGCTCATTGGACGAAGTCAAAAAGTTGAAAGTATTAGACCCATACAAAGACGGTCGTATCCCGGTATTGCTGGAGTCTATTCATATCCTCAAGGAAAAGCTCGGGGGAGAATTTGCAATCAGGGGAAATTGTGACCAGGGGCCGTTTTCTCTCGCCGCACTCCTGCGGGGGATGAATGACTTCATGATGGACTTGGCCGATGATCCCGATCATCCCGCCATCCGTGATCTTCTGGAAATAACCTATCAAAGCCATCTGAAGATCCATGAGGCTGTCCATGCGGCGGGAGCCACCATGACTTCCCTTGGGGATAGTGTTTCTGGCCCTGATGTCCTTTCACCAAAAATGTTTACTTCATTTGCGCGGGGTTATCATGAAAGGCTTTTGAAGGATTTATCTGATCGCGGTATATTTACCGTGATACACATTTGCGGGAATACGACCCGTATTTTGGAGCAACTTGCACAGTACCCATTTTGCGGATTTGAATTAGATTACAAGACCGATTCCGCTAAGGCGAAAGACTTGGTCGGAAAAGACCATGTGTTACTCGGCAATATCGACCCGAGCTCGATTCTGGCATTTGGCACTCCAGAATCAGTGGCGGAGAAAACACGCGAATTGATTACGTTATGGAAGCCCGGTGGAAAATTTATCCTGAATGCTGGTTGCGCTATTAATGCAAATACACCCTCGGATAATCTTTTATCAATGATGAGAACCCTCAGGCAGGAAGGACTTTATGCATAATCCCCAGAAGTATTTGATTAAACTCATGCCGATGAATAAGACCCTCGAATATTACGAGGGAGAATCTTTACAAGATATCCTCTTTGTTGAAGGAGTGGAGTTTCCTTGTGGTGGGCGTGGAAAATGTAAGGGCTGCCGAGTCAAGGTGACCGAGGGAAATATCCCTGCCACGGATATTGAAGCACAAACCCTCTCCCCGAAAGAATTGGAGGAGGGATGGAGGCTTTCATGTAAGGTCAAAATCTCAGATGAGGTGACACTAGAGTTGGCACAATGGGAGGCAAAAATCCTGACTGACGATACGCAATTTGCTTTTATCTCAAAAAAAGGTCTCGGTATTGCCGTTGATCTGGGTACGACGACCTTGGTGGCACAGCTCTTAGACCTCCAGACAGGTAATGTCTTGGCGGTGAAGTCTGCCTTGAACCCCCAAGCCCGCCACGGCGCAGACTTGATGAGCCGCATTGATTTTTCTGTGACCCAAGGAAAACAAAAAATCCTCCAGGAACTCATTCATAAAGAAATAGGAATTCTCATTGTAGAGGTTCTCAATGATGCAAAACAGGATGCCGACAACCTTGTGGAAACGGTGATCGTCGGCAATACCGTGATGCATAATCTTTTTTGCGGGATAGACCTGACCCCGATGTCTGTTTACCCATTTGAACCCATTAATGACAGCCTCGTGGTGATGACGGCTGAGGAGCTGGGTTGGACATTTGCAAGTCAGTCTAAAGTCCTTTTCCTGCCTTGTCTTGGCACTTTTGTGGGGAGTGACATTCTCGCGGGGGTACTGGCTACCGAAATCTATTTGAAAGACAAAATAAATGTCTTGATCGACTTGGGCACCAATGGGGAGATGGTCGCTGGTAATAAAGACCGTATGATCTGTGCTTCCACAGCAGCTGGGCCAGCTTTTGAAGGGGCGAGAATATCCATGGGGATGAGGGCTTCGACAGGGGCGGTGTCAGAGGTTACTATCGAAAATGGGAAATTAAATCCACGAGTGATTGGAACTGGGGCGGCTCGTGGGATATGCGGAAGTGGCCTTGTAGATGTGGCTGCGGGAGCTTTGGAGCTGGGATTAATGAACTACCGCGGCAAAATCCAATCAGGGGACGAAATGCCGCTGGTGGATAATGTAGTCGTCACTCAGACGGATATTCGTGAGCTTCAGCTCGCCAAAGGGGCCATTGCTGCAGGTGTCAAAATCCTTCTTGCTCAACTGGGTAAAACCTATGACGACGTGGATAAACTTTATTTAGCCGGTGCTTTCGGGAATTATATAAACCGGTCTAGTGCTGAAAGGATTGGATTAATTCATTTCCCTCCAGAGCAAGTAACCCCAGCAGGTAATACTGCTCTTCTAGGAGCAAAGCGAGCACTCTTCAGGCCTGAAAATGAGGATGGCTCCTATGCCATGCTCCGGAAAAAAATCGAACATCTCACCTTGAGTTCTGTGCCAGAATTCCAAGACATTTATGTCGATGAAATGTTTTTTCCTCAAGAAGACTAGACATTTTTCCTGCGATTAACTAGAAATCATACGCTTTTGCTTGGGGGAAGTGAAAGCGGTGTACTGTCTAATTCACTATTTCAGAAGTCAAAGGAGAGGACTATCGTGAAAAAAATCCGAGATTACACAAATAACTATGGTTTTTCGATTATTGAAGTGCTCGTGGTCGCCCTGATTATCACGATCCTTTTTACTCTGATGGTACCGGTCTACAATAGTGTCAAAGAAAAAGGTCGCCGTACCCAGTGTGCCGCCAATTTAAAAAACTGGGGTACCGGATTCTACCTGTATACTGCGGATAATAATGGTTTTTTACCTCCCGAAGGAGGGACAGGGACCAGTACGAACGGGCCTAATCTCTGGTATAACCTGGTCCCATCTTACATGTCGCATGTCGCCTATTCAGTCTATATCAACCAAGTCGGAGGCTTTCGAAATGCAACGATTCAGAACTCGATTTTTAATTGTCCAAGTAAACGGTATAACCGCACTCCTGCGGAGAGCCCCGGTTTCTATATCGGTTATTCCCTCAACCAGTGGATCGACGGGAGTGGAAGCTCTGATTTGGCCAATGTGACAGTGGCAAATTTACAGAGGGCATCTTCAACAGTTCTTCTTTTTGCGAGTTATGATAATGATGGGGTGAACACCTGGACCGGGACGATTACAAATAATTCATCAGGGACTTTTATGAAGGCTGCTCAAAATGAGGGTTTTAATACACTTTTTGCCGACGGGAGCGTTCGTTTTATCCGCAATACAGAGGTCAGGAATGGCAGCCAATGGATCACCAATAGCCCGACTCTTGTCTGGAACCCCAATTACGGGGCCGATGGATGGTAATCCGAATTCAACCGGATTTTTGGAGGTATTCTTCCATCACAGGATATTTTACCGCGATAAGTCGAGCATTCTCTCAATGGGCACCAAAGCTTTTTTCCGGATTTCTTCATTCATGATGATTTCAGGGCGCAAATTGCGCAGAGCATCGCGGAGTTTTTCAGGGGTATTCATTTTCATGAAACGGCAATCTGCACAGGCACAGTGATCGGTCGGGCCGGGAATGAATTTTTTATGAGGGATTTCACGTTCAAGCCGGTGAAGCATCCCGCTTTCGGTGACGATAATGAATACGTCCGAAGCATTATCCTTGCAAAAGTGGACCATTTTTTCAGTGGAACAAATCTCGTCGGCCAAGAGGCGGACGGCGCGGGTGCATTCTGGATGGGCGACGACCGGGGCAAGGGGATACTCAGCCCGGATACGGGAGATACTTTGATGGGTGAACTCCACATGGAGATAACAATTTCCCTGCCAGTAGCGCATTTTGCGCCCGGTTTTCTCTGTGACCCATTCCCCGAGGTTTTGGTCCGGCACAAAGAGGATTTCCTTGTCAGCCGGGATACTGTTAACGATTTTCACAGCGTTCCCACTCGTACAAATCACATCACTGAGTGCTTTGACTCCGGAGGAACAATTGATATAGGCCACGACGTAAAGTCCGGGATTGTCTTTGAGATAGGTTTCCAGTTTATCGGCAGGACATGAATCCGAGAGTGAACATCCCGCATCAATATCGGGTAAGATCACGGTTTTAGAGGGGTTAACGATTTTAGCTGTTTCTGCCATGAAATGCACACCGCAAAAGGCGATCACATCGGCATTCGTCTCTTTGGCCTTATAGGAGAGCCCCAATGAATCGCCGACAAAATCAGCGACTTCCTGTATTTCCTTTACCTGGTAGTTATGGGCAAGGATGATCGCGTTACGCTCCTTTTTGAGAGCGAGGATTTCTTCCTGTACGGATGTTAAACGGCTAATGGATGTGACCATAATATATCTTTAGATAAATTAGGGCGTGATGTAAATTCTTTAGAGAAAGAGAATTTTATGAATGTGATCCGTTTTCGTTACTGTACCCAATGCCATTGGATGCTCCGTTCTGCTTGGATGGCTCAAGAACTCCTTACGACATTCCCCACGCAAATTGCGGAAATGATTCTCGAACCCTGTACAGGGGGGATTTTCGAGATTTGGCTCGGGGATGAAATGATCTGGGAGCGTAAACGTGACGGGGGATTCCCGGACATCCGTATCCTTAAACAAATGGTTAGGGACGCAATTTGCCCAGAGGCTGATCTCGGGCATGTCGATCGGGTCAAAAGAAAATAAGGGGAATTATCCAACAGGATCGGAGGATGGCTTCTTCTCATGATGGTGTGTTTGCCAGGTCATGAGGATATAAAGGCTCACACCGACGCAAATTGCGCTGTCGGCAATATTAAAATTTGGCCAGACGTAGGAACCGAAGATGAATTTAAAGAAGTCAATGACCCCGCCGATCCTGAGACGGTCGACCATATTACCCAAGATACCCCCGACAATCAGTCCTCCCGCAAATTGCTGTAGGCGGTTTGTTCCAAAAAAGTCTTTCCGGAAAAGGAAAAGGATCACCAGTACCACAAGGGCAAAAATGCCCAGAAGCCAGCTTTTACCTTGGAAAATACCAAAAGCCGCCCCGGTATTAATGACGTATTCCAAGTGGAAAAAGCCGGGGATGACTCGGATATAATGATGCCCGTAATCAAGTAAATGGCTCATCCAAAGCTTCAAGGCTTGATCGGCAATCAAAATGATCAGTGCTGTAATGAGGGGGATTTTCATAGTGATAATCTGTTTTTTTTAAGAGCCCGTATTCCCACGAGCTATTGGCGTATCTTCTAAGCAGTAGGTGCTACTCGGGACGAGAAATATTCCACCGCCTCCACATCGCGTGAAGTCAGGTCGGGGTATTTCAGATTCGTGCCCACGGAGCGGTCATACTTCCATGAACGTGCACATTTTTGGGCGACTTGGGTGGCCGGGGTGACTTTCACCGTTTCAGCCGCGTCAGCTGGCAGGAGTTTAAAATCCGACACGATGATGAATTCCGCAAAGGCATCTTCTTTTCCGGCGAGCAAATTGCGTTCGGCATCGTCTGAGGGTTTGTATTCTACCCACGCATCAATGGCTTTACCGATTGTTTTGGCCGCACGGAGCTTTTCGAGCTCGGCAGAGATTTTCTCGCGGATTTTCAGGCGCAAGGCAAATTTCTCCTCGAGATTAGTGTCGATGAGGTCTTGCCGGGCTTCAGGGAAAAGCTGGAGGTGAACACTCTCCCTTGAGATATTTTCCGGGGATACGGACTCTGCTGTATTAGAAATATAGCCCCACATTTCTTCTGAGGTGTATGGCATGATGGGGGCGATCAGGAGGGTGATCGCCTTTAATACCTCCAGCATGACCGTCTGGGTGGCCCTGCGCCGTGCAGAGTGGGGAATGTCGCAATACATGCGGTCCTTACTAATATCCACGTAAAGGGAACTCAGTTCGATCGTGCAGAATGAATTCACCAAATGATACACCTTGTGGAACTCATATTCATCATAGGCTTTGCGACATTCACCGATCAATGCCTGCAATTTGCTCAGGATATAGCGGTCGAGTTCGACAAAAGCGGCTGTTTCCGGAGCGATTTGCGCGGGGTTCAAGCTGAGCGAATCCTGAGCCTCATTGAAGTCATAGAGATTTGCATGGAGGATACGCAGGGTATTACGGATCGTGCGGTAGGAACCGCTCACATGTTTAAAAATCTCTTCTGACCAAGGGACATCATTCTGGTAATTCTCCGACGCCACCCACAAGCGTAGAATATCAGCCCCGTAGAGATTGATCATGCTCATCATGTCGATTGGTTTCTGGTAACCGGTTCCCGACTTTGAAAGTTTTTTCCCGTCGAGATCGACGACAAACCCGTTGGTTAACACTTCCTTGTAAGGAGCACGTCCGAGTGTTGCGACGGATAAAAGGAGGGAGGACTGGAACCACCCACGGTGTTGGTCGCTGCCTTCCAAGTACATGTCCACGGGGAATTTAATTTCCGGGTGGGTCTTTTCCACGGCGCGTTGGGATGAGCCTGAGTCGATCCAGACGTCGATCGTGTCGTTTTTCTTGGTCAGATTATCAGCATCGGGCAGGCCGAGTGTGCGGGCGAGCTGGGCAGGTTCACTAGCGAACCAGACATTGGTACCTTCCTTCTCGACCAAATCGGCGAGTTTGCGGATCGCGTCGGCATTGAGGACTCCTTTGCCTTCGGCATCATAAAAAGCGGGGAGAGGGACACCCCAAGTGCGTTGGCGGGAGATACACCAGTCACCCCGGGATTCCACAGCCCCGGAGATCCTGTTTTGTCCCCAGTCTGGAACCCATTTGACCTTCTTGATCTCGGACAAGGCTTTTTCTTTGAGGCCGGAGCCGTCGATCCTGATAAACCATTGCTCTACGGCGCGGAAAACAATCGGCGTTTTTGAGCGCCAGCAGTGGGGATAGGTGTGTTTGAAGAGTGCCTCATGATAGAGGGCTCCGGTAGGGATGAGCAATTTGTCCACGATTTCACGGTTGGCGTCAAAGACATATTTGCCGACCAGCCAGTCGATACCGACTTCATCCGTAAATTTCCCGTAATCATTGACGGGAGAAATGACTCCCAAATGTTTACCGACATCATAGTCGTCTTTCCCGTGTCCGGGGGCAATGTGGACCAGTCCGGTTCCGGTTTCTGTCGTGACAAAATGATCACCGAAAAGAATGGTTGATTCACGGCCTTCGAGGAAAGGATGTTTTGCTTTGCCGATTTTCTCGAGCGATTTGCCTTCGACCAGGGCGATTTGTGTGTAGGCCTGTGAGGGCTCCAGGGCGGCGATCTTTTCAGCGAGGGCTTTTGCGACGATGATCGCGTCCTTGCCATTAGACAAGACGGCATAATCAATATCCGATCGTGCCGCTATCGCGAGGTTTGCCGGCAAAGTCCAAGGAGTCGTCGTCCAGATCATCAGGGACACGGACAAATTGCGCAATTGCTCCAGACCGAGGGCTTCTGCAGCATTCGGGGTCGGGAACTTTACATAAATCGCAGGGGTCTGGTGGTCGAGGTATTCGACCTCAGCTTCAGCGAGGGCGGTCTGGGCACCCGTGCTCCAGAGAACAGGTTTTTGGCTCGCGTAAACCATGTCTTTTTCGACGAGATCGGCAAAAGTGCGGATGACCTCGGCCTCGTAGCGCGGGTCGATGGTCAGATAAGGATTGTCCCATTCACCGAAGACACCGAGACGTTTAAATTGCTCCCTCTGGAGGTTAATATATTTCCGGGCATAAGTATCACAGGCCCCTCGGATTTCTGCCACGGACATTGTACGAGCTTTGTTACCGAGGTCTTTGGTTACTTTGAATTCAATCGGGAGTCCATGGCAATCCCAGCCGGGAACAAAAGGGCTGTAGAATCCTGACATATTTTTACTCTTCAGGACGATGTCCTTGAGTGTCATATTCAGCGCATGCCCCATGTGGGCGTCCCCATTGGCGAAAGGGGGACCATCGTGCAAGATGAATTTGGGGGAGTGCTTGCGTGCAGAAAGGAGTTGATCGTAAATTTTAGTCTGATTCCAGCGTTCGAGGAAGGAGGGTTCGCGCTTGGGTAAATCCGCCTTCATGGGGAATTCAGTTTTCGGTAAGTTCAAGGTATCTTTATAATTCACTGACATAAGGGGGCAAAATTAGGGGATTTATCCTTTGCTTAAAAGACTTTTTTCACGGACTAGCGGTTTTCTCCGGTAAAGGGGAATATTTCAATATCTTATTAGATTGAAGAACGAGCAGGAAGTTAAATAAAGATAATACTTTCTTTAATTATTAGTTTCTGTCTAATCTTTATTTATGAGTGGGAGCAGGCAGGCAGTCATTTCTAGTCAAAACCAGCCTTATTACTCTTTGGCTGTCAAAGAACCTTTCCGGATTTTATTTATTCTTGGGTCATTAATAGCCGTTTTCGGCATCATGCTCTGGCCTTTGAACCACTGGGGTGTCATTGGATTTTATCCGAATATTGCTCATGCCCGGATCATGGTAGAAGGTTTTTTGGGGTGTTTTGTCATTGGTTTTTTGGGTACGGCCCTACCGAGGATTCTTGATGTAGAGCAGTTAACAGTCTTTGAAACGCCGATTTTTGCCCTTTTGATGATTTTTGTCGTGGCGCTCCATTTCCTGCAGAAAACGTTTTGGGGTGATATTCTTTTTGCGGTGACATTCAGTGGCTTCATGATGGCTTTACTTGTGCGGGCGATCCTGA contains the following coding sequences:
- the lspA gene encoding signal peptidase II, with amino-acid sequence MKIPLITALIILIADQALKLWMSHLLDYGHHYIRVIPGFFHLEYVINTGAAFGIFQGKSWLLGIFALVVLVILFLFRKDFFGTNRLQQFAGGLIVGGILGNMVDRLRIGGVIDFFKFIFGSYVWPNFNIADSAICVGVSLYILMTWQTHHHEKKPSSDPVG
- the ileS gene encoding isoleucine--tRNA ligase; its protein translation is MSVNYKDTLNLPKTEFPMKADLPKREPSFLERWNQTKIYDQLLSARKHSPKFILHDGPPFANGDAHMGHALNMTLKDIVLKSKNMSGFYSPFVPGWDCHGLPIEFKVTKDLGNKARTMSVAEIRGACDTYARKYINLQREQFKRLGVFGEWDNPYLTIDPRYEAEVIRTFADLVEKDMVYASQKPVLWSTGAQTALAEAEVEYLDHQTPAIYVKFPTPNAAEALGLEQLRNLSVSLMIWTTTPWTLPANLAIAARSDIDYAVLSNGKDAIIVAKALAEKIAALEPSQAYTQIALVEGKSLEKIGKAKHPFLEGRESTILFGDHFVTTETGTGLVHIAPGHGKDDYDVGKHLGVISPVNDYGKFTDEVGIDWLVGKYVFDANREIVDKLLIPTGALYHEALFKHTYPHCWRSKTPIVFRAVEQWFIRIDGSGLKEKALSEIKKVKWVPDWGQNRISGAVESRGDWCISRQRTWGVPLPAFYDAEGKGVLNADAIRKLADLVEKEGTNVWFASEPAQLARTLGLPDADNLTKKNDTIDVWIDSGSSQRAVEKTHPEIKFPVDMYLEGSDQHRGWFQSSLLLSVATLGRAPYKEVLTNGFVVDLDGKKLSKSGTGYQKPIDMMSMINLYGADILRLWVASENYQNDVPWSEEIFKHVSGSYRTIRNTLRILHANLYDFNEAQDSLSLNPAQIAPETAAFVELDRYILSKLQALIGECRKAYDEYEFHKVYHLVNSFCTIELSSLYVDISKDRMYCDIPHSARRRATQTVMLEVLKAITLLIAPIMPYTSEEMWGYISNTAESVSPENISRESVHLQLFPEARQDLIDTNLEEKFALRLKIREKISAELEKLRAAKTIGKAIDAWVEYKPSDDAERNLLAGKEDAFAEFIIVSDFKLLPADAAETVKVTPATQVAQKCARSWKYDRSVGTNLKYPDLTSRDVEAVEYFSSRVAPTA